A stretch of the SAR86 cluster bacterium genome encodes the following:
- a CDS encoding VOC family protein, with amino-acid sequence MIDRLDHLIVSVKDISAAEENFTKFFGIEPVWRGVHSELGTINAIYNFSNTYFEILAAKGEGIGAELVKQSIQEKGEGLTGLVLGSDNLQDCENQISKKHFKSTPISIGEGMDSDRGDIRRWKSLFLPNELTRGMFVFLIEHTEGHLPLPNKFPDSSVNKLDHVVINTNDPDGFIEVYQDIYGIRLALDQTVEKWGGRMLFFRLNKTTIEVIAKKDENKIEDKLWGLAWDVEDIRKTHSRLCNEGFEITPVKEGRKPNTLVATVKSDVYNIPTLIIQHLSS; translated from the coding sequence ATGATAGATAGACTCGACCACTTAATAGTCTCTGTTAAAGACATTTCTGCTGCTGAAGAAAATTTTACTAAGTTTTTTGGAATAGAACCTGTTTGGAGGGGCGTACACTCTGAACTAGGAACTATAAATGCTATCTATAATTTTAGTAACACTTACTTCGAGATCTTAGCGGCAAAAGGAGAGGGAATTGGTGCAGAACTTGTAAAACAATCCATACAAGAAAAGGGTGAAGGATTAACCGGTCTAGTTCTGGGCAGCGATAATCTGCAAGATTGCGAAAATCAAATCTCAAAAAAACATTTTAAATCTACACCTATCTCAATTGGAGAAGGAATGGATTCTGATAGAGGTGATATAAGAAGATGGAAAAGTTTGTTTCTTCCAAATGAGCTGACACGCGGTATGTTTGTCTTTTTAATAGAACACACCGAAGGACATTTACCCTTACCTAATAAATTTCCAGATTCTTCCGTAAATAAGCTTGATCATGTTGTTATCAACACAAATGACCCTGATGGATTTATCGAGGTCTATCAAGACATATATGGAATAAGACTTGCATTGGATCAGACCGTAGAAAAATGGGGCGGTAGAATGCTCTTTTTTAGACTCAATAAAACTACTATAGAAGTCATAGCAAAAAAGGATGAAAATAAAATAGAAGATAAATTATGGGGTCTTGCATGGGATGTGGAAGATATCAGAAAAACTCATTCAAGACTTTGTAATGAAGGATTTGAAATAACCCCCGTAAAAGAGGGTAGAAAGCCCAATACACTTGTTGCTACTGTAAAGTCAGATGTCTACAACATACCAACTTTAATTATCCAACATCTCTCCTCTTAA
- a CDS encoding SDR family oxidoreductase — protein sequence MARLENKVALITGGTSGIGAETARLFIEEGAQVIISGRSEEKGSKLAKELGENAYYCLSDVTKEEDIKKAISFTTENLGKLDILFNNAGGPVGAGLENVTQKDIDYGVHLLLASVILGTKYAIGPMRENGGGCIINNSSIAGIRYRQGDPLYSALKAGVTHFTKMSGVELGKDNIRVNAISPGAIATPIFWGGSGVSNTLSAEENERKLKKLEGNLAQAVPLKRSGLVSDIAEAALYLASDAGSFVSCQDIVVDGGRTAMFNENS from the coding sequence ATGGCTCGACTAGAGAATAAAGTAGCACTTATTACAGGCGGAACCAGTGGCATTGGAGCAGAGACAGCTAGATTATTTATTGAAGAAGGTGCACAAGTTATTATTTCAGGTAGGTCTGAAGAAAAAGGATCTAAATTAGCAAAAGAATTGGGTGAAAATGCCTATTATTGCTTATCAGATGTTACAAAAGAAGAAGATATTAAAAAGGCAATTTCTTTTACAACTGAAAACTTAGGTAAGTTGGATATTCTTTTTAATAATGCCGGTGGGCCAGTTGGAGCTGGCCTCGAGAATGTGACTCAAAAGGATATTGATTATGGGGTTCATTTACTTCTAGCTAGTGTCATTCTTGGCACCAAATATGCCATTGGTCCAATGAGGGAAAATGGTGGAGGTTGCATTATCAATAATTCAAGCATTGCAGGAATTAGATATAGACAAGGGGATCCTTTATATTCTGCTTTAAAGGCAGGTGTTACTCATTTCACAAAAATGTCTGGAGTTGAACTTGGAAAAGATAATATAAGAGTAAATGCTATATCACCAGGAGCTATTGCGACACCAATCTTCTGGGGTGGCTCAGGAGTATCTAATACACTCAGTGCTGAAGAAAATGAAAGAAAATTAAAGAAACTTGAAGGTAATCTTGCTCAAGCAGTACCATTAAAAAGATCAGGTCTAGTATCAGATATAGCAGAAGCTGCACTCTATCTAGCTAGTGATGCAGGTAGTTTTGTCAGTTGCCAAGATATCGTAGTTGATGGCGGTAGAACGGCAATGTTCAATGAGAATTCTTAA
- a CDS encoding M3 family metallopeptidase, translated as MNPFLNEYQTPFQIPPFEAIKFSHYEPAFIQGMKEHLEEIDVIANNTEAPTFENTIEALERSGKTLDKVSSVFFNLQGSNTDDDMDSLQRTVSPKLSSHNDSILLNKKLFMRIKEIYENKQSLSLSVEQARLVAETYKRFIRSGANLDQNSMDRLTEINSSLSSLSVQFDQNVLKETNSYSMVIDNEDDLDGLPDEEIRQAALLAESEGEIGKWVFKPTRVSMYPFLTYSTKRDLREELYNSYIQRGDNDNEFDNKKIIAEMIALRQEKASMLGFDSHSDYVLDNSMAKTPENVNKLLQTVWEPGIEKAKGEVQAMQELISEEGANFQLAAWDWWHYSEKLRQEKFDFKEEEVKPYFSEEKVLEGAFDVANKLFGITFSERNDLPKYRENIRSFVVEDSDNKVIGIFYTDFTLRPNKGGGAWMSTFRSQSKFDGDVIPIVINVCNFPPENADGVSLLSFEQVETLFHEFGHGLHGLLSNAQYPSLSGTSVTRDYVEFPSQMMENWAREPEVIKTFAKHYQTGEVISDELLDKISDAGTFNEGFATTEYVAAAHLDMAYHTNKNTITDIDKFEDQALKDLGLIDEIETRYRSTYFGHIFAGGYSSGYYSYLWTEVLEADAFEAFKDKGLFDKETADKLKKYVYSAGNTDDLMTQYVRFRGKEPEIEPLLKKRGLN; from the coding sequence ATGAACCCCTTTCTAAACGAATACCAGACCCCCTTTCAAATTCCTCCTTTTGAGGCAATTAAATTTTCTCACTACGAACCCGCCTTCATTCAAGGGATGAAAGAGCACCTAGAGGAAATAGATGTTATTGCTAATAATACTGAGGCACCTACGTTTGAAAATACCATAGAAGCTTTAGAACGTTCAGGTAAAACATTGGACAAAGTGAGTAGTGTCTTTTTTAATCTTCAGGGATCTAATACAGATGATGATATGGATTCTCTTCAGAGGACAGTAAGTCCAAAATTATCTTCACATAATGATTCAATTCTTTTAAATAAAAAACTCTTCATGAGGATTAAGGAAATTTATGAAAACAAGCAATCGCTTAGTCTGTCAGTAGAGCAAGCTAGATTAGTTGCAGAGACTTATAAAAGATTCATAAGATCAGGGGCAAATCTTGATCAAAATTCAATGGATAGGTTAACTGAAATTAATAGTTCTTTATCTTCTTTATCAGTTCAATTCGATCAAAATGTTCTTAAAGAAACAAATTCTTATAGCATGGTTATTGATAATGAAGACGATCTTGATGGCCTACCTGATGAAGAGATAAGACAGGCTGCTCTTTTAGCTGAATCTGAAGGAGAAATAGGTAAATGGGTATTCAAACCAACTCGAGTCAGCATGTACCCTTTCCTTACATACTCTACCAAAAGAGACCTTAGAGAAGAGCTTTACAATTCTTATATACAACGTGGAGATAATGACAACGAATTTGATAATAAAAAAATAATTGCTGAAATGATTGCGCTTAGGCAAGAAAAAGCTTCAATGCTCGGTTTTGACAGTCATTCTGACTATGTCTTAGATAATAGCATGGCAAAGACTCCCGAAAATGTTAACAAACTTCTTCAAACAGTTTGGGAACCTGGTATCGAAAAAGCTAAGGGAGAAGTTCAGGCAATGCAGGAGTTAATTTCCGAGGAAGGTGCTAACTTTCAGTTGGCAGCATGGGATTGGTGGCACTACTCAGAAAAATTAAGACAAGAGAAATTTGATTTTAAAGAGGAAGAGGTCAAACCATACTTCAGTGAAGAAAAGGTCTTAGAGGGTGCTTTTGATGTTGCGAATAAATTGTTTGGTATAACTTTTAGTGAAAGAAATGACTTGCCAAAATACCGTGAAAATATTCGTTCTTTTGTTGTGGAGGACTCTGATAATAAAGTGATAGGTATTTTTTATACAGACTTTACATTGAGGCCGAACAAAGGAGGTGGTGCATGGATGAGTACTTTTAGAAGTCAAAGTAAGTTTGACGGAGATGTAATACCCATTGTTATTAATGTATGCAATTTTCCTCCAGAAAATGCTGATGGCGTTTCCCTTCTATCCTTTGAACAAGTCGAGACTTTGTTTCATGAATTTGGTCATGGGCTACACGGCCTTCTATCAAATGCTCAATATCCAAGTCTATCCGGAACTTCCGTAACCAGAGACTATGTCGAATTTCCTTCACAAATGATGGAAAACTGGGCAAGAGAACCAGAAGTAATCAAAACTTTTGCAAAACATTATCAAACAGGCGAGGTCATTTCTGATGAATTGCTAGACAAGATATCCGATGCCGGAACATTCAATGAAGGTTTCGCAACAACAGAATATGTAGCTGCAGCTCATTTGGACATGGCTTACCACACAAATAAAAATACAATCACAGATATAGATAAATTTGAAGATCAGGCTTTAAAGGATCTAGGTTTAATTGATGAAATTGAAACGAGATATAGAAGTACTTATTTTGGTCACATATTCGCAGGCGGATATTCATCAGGATATTACAGTTACTTATGGACAGAGGTACTCGAAGCTGATGCTTTTGAAGCTTTTAAAGACAAAGGACTATTTGATAAAGAAACTGCTGATAAACTTAAAAAATATGTCTATTCAGCGGGTAACACAGATGATCTAATGACTCAGTATGTTAGATTCAGAGGCAAGGAGCCCGAAATAGAACCACTTCTGAAAAAAAGAGGATTGAATTAA
- a CDS encoding DUF3445 domain-containing protein, with the protein MNNLVHLPFKDGKGGVDIGLRPIEDSSWLEIDHLFSEEIALKEKLYSEKKEEVLVTSHDSQDTQKEALDLVLEHLKNHHNDSYKIKTDSIESKRNNRLYYYDDFQDPLELASLLIQEDLIIMKPKENIFYLDSASLCAPTRWSLKEKFQQSLSELHRSVPGYKDKIDSRVNTIFTNLPDQKIFERYNWSIFDSPELFQPVGNKSLVEIKNTQPDKLFLRVERQTIRRLDYSRAVLFAVRVHVNPITDIINNKKAISDLIQAIQNLEQDMKTYKVIEPFEENLINWLKSKNE; encoded by the coding sequence TTGAACAACCTAGTCCACCTGCCCTTCAAGGATGGAAAAGGTGGGGTTGATATTGGTTTAAGGCCGATCGAGGATAGTTCTTGGTTAGAAATAGATCATCTTTTTTCGGAAGAAATTGCTCTAAAAGAAAAATTATACTCAGAAAAAAAAGAAGAAGTTTTAGTAACTTCTCATGATTCGCAAGATACTCAAAAAGAGGCTTTAGATCTCGTGTTAGAGCATCTTAAGAATCATCATAATGATTCTTATAAAATAAAGACGGATTCCATCGAATCCAAAAGGAATAATCGTCTTTATTATTATGATGATTTTCAAGACCCTTTAGAATTGGCATCACTTCTTATTCAAGAAGATCTGATCATCATGAAGCCAAAAGAAAATATCTTTTATCTTGATTCAGCTTCACTTTGCGCGCCGACTAGATGGTCATTAAAAGAAAAATTTCAACAATCTCTTTCAGAACTTCATCGATCTGTTCCTGGTTACAAAGATAAAATAGATTCAAGAGTCAATACCATATTTACTAACTTGCCTGATCAGAAAATCTTTGAAAGGTATAATTGGTCTATATTTGATAGTCCTGAACTTTTTCAACCAGTAGGTAATAAGAGTTTAGTAGAAATCAAAAACACACAACCAGACAAGCTTTTCTTAAGAGTTGAAAGGCAAACGATCAGACGGTTAGATTATTCAAGAGCAGTTTTATTCGCGGTAAGAGTTCACGTTAACCCCATAACTGACATAATTAATAATAAAAAAGCTATTTCTGATCTAATTCAAGCAATTCAAAATCTTGAGCAAGATATGAAAACATATAAAGTTATCGAACCATTTGAAGAGAATCTTATAAACTGGCTGAAATCAAAAAATGAATGA
- a CDS encoding beta-lactamase family protein, producing the protein MDVKGTCEGKFLKVKELFDDLHNTDREIGSSFAVYKDGEPLIDIWGGFSNKEKTKEWEQNTLANVWSTTKGVAAITLAHAYENNLIDYDAKVCEYWPEFGCNGKEEITVGMLLSHQAGICGSMATKAEDYYDQKKMANELALMKPLWEPGTASGYHSMTYGWLTSELILRVSGKSLGKYFRSEIGDPNNIDFYIGLPEEEEYRVAEMVPFAKESNESNNHPNEAQIATGRGPNLLKHQNTRAWRSAEIPSANGQGCASGIAKLYSLVVTDEESKKILEDLTIDTMTKERITNRDLVLDVVTRWGSGFIMNMHKVIYGPEESSFGHSGWGGSCGFGDSINKIGISYVMNNMKNNFAADGRSLELINETYRCLKGGN; encoded by the coding sequence ATGGACGTTAAGGGAACTTGTGAAGGTAAATTTTTAAAAGTAAAAGAATTGTTTGATGACTTACATAACACAGACAGAGAGATAGGATCTTCTTTTGCAGTTTATAAAGATGGGGAGCCACTAATTGATATATGGGGAGGTTTCTCAAACAAAGAGAAAACAAAGGAATGGGAACAAAATACCTTAGCTAACGTATGGTCAACCACTAAAGGTGTAGCTGCTATAACTCTAGCTCATGCCTACGAAAATAACTTAATTGACTACGATGCGAAAGTTTGTGAATACTGGCCCGAGTTTGGCTGCAACGGAAAGGAAGAAATTACTGTAGGTATGCTTCTCTCTCATCAAGCCGGTATTTGTGGCTCTATGGCAACAAAAGCCGAAGACTACTACGACCAAAAAAAAATGGCTAATGAACTTGCTTTAATGAAACCACTTTGGGAGCCAGGAACAGCTTCAGGATATCATTCCATGACTTACGGCTGGCTAACGTCTGAATTAATTTTAAGAGTCTCCGGAAAATCTCTAGGCAAATATTTTAGAAGTGAGATAGGCGATCCAAACAATATTGACTTCTATATCGGTCTTCCTGAAGAAGAGGAATATAGAGTCGCAGAAATGGTTCCATTCGCAAAGGAGAGTAATGAATCAAATAATCATCCGAATGAAGCTCAAATTGCAACTGGAAGAGGTCCTAATTTGCTTAAACATCAAAATACAAGAGCATGGAGATCTGCAGAAATACCATCGGCCAATGGTCAAGGTTGCGCTTCGGGTATTGCTAAGCTTTATAGCCTAGTTGTTACTGATGAAGAATCAAAAAAAATTCTTGAAGATTTAACAATCGATACTATGACAAAGGAAAGAATTACCAATAGGGATTTAGTTTTAGATGTTGTTACAAGATGGGGTTCAGGATTTATTATGAATATGCATAAAGTAATATATGGTCCAGAGGAAAGCTCTTTTGGTCATTCCGGATGGGGAGGTTCATGTGGATTTGGAGATTCTATCAACAAAATTGGTATTTCTTATGTCATGAATAACATGAAAAATAATTTTGCAGCCGATGGAAGATCGCTAGAACTCATAAACGAAACATATAGATGTTTAAAAGGAGGAAATTAA
- a CDS encoding MBL fold metallo-hydrolase: MINDDLYLEQILVGPMENFIYLIGSKRTREVALIDPAWDVEGLLNHIQARDLKLSCVLVTHYHPDHVGGSMGGHSIEGLAEVLEKESVKTFVNKHEAEGLKKVTGLSDIDMNIVDSGDHLKIGDNDIEFIHTPGHTPGSQCFKVNNSLISGDTLFVQGCGRVDLPGANSEDMFHSLRKLSKLPDETIIYPGHNYGPKESETLEKVKEINSYLRIEELELWNQIM; the protein is encoded by the coding sequence ATGATTAATGATGATTTATATCTCGAACAAATACTTGTCGGTCCGATGGAAAATTTTATCTATTTGATTGGATCAAAAAGAACTAGAGAAGTAGCCTTAATTGATCCTGCTTGGGATGTAGAAGGTTTACTAAATCATATTCAAGCAAGAGATCTCAAACTTTCATGCGTTTTGGTAACTCATTATCATCCAGATCACGTTGGTGGAAGTATGGGAGGTCACTCAATTGAGGGTCTGGCTGAAGTATTAGAAAAAGAATCTGTAAAAACTTTCGTCAACAAACACGAGGCTGAAGGCCTCAAAAAAGTTACTGGTTTATCTGATATAGATATGAACATAGTAGATTCCGGGGATCATTTGAAGATTGGAGATAATGACATAGAGTTTATTCATACTCCAGGACATACACCGGGCTCTCAGTGCTTCAAAGTCAATAACAGTCTTATATCTGGAGATACACTTTTTGTTCAAGGATGTGGCAGGGTTGATTTACCTGGAGCAAATTCTGAAGATATGTTCCATAGCCTCCGCAAACTGTCTAAACTTCCTGACGAGACTATCATCTACCCTGGACACAATTATGGTCCCAAAGAATCTGAAACTTTAGAAAAAGTTAAAGAAATAAACAGTTATCTTAGAATCGAAGAACTCGAATTGTGGAATCAGATAATGTAA
- a CDS encoding MFS transporter: MNAYRLLFFLTLLNLLNFVDRQLIASFANFIVPDLGLTDTQYGFLTTVPFIVFYSIAGLFMGVLADMVNRPKLIAFGVVLWSIFTALTGVAKGFISMAIPRMFIGVGESILTPTSMSLLSDSFPSKKMGFAAGFYYMGVPIGVGVSLLIAGYLGESLGWRNCFYLLGGIGLILGLCALLFKDRKRQNNTPNNKGPTLSKESTANIVKTLIKALKTSSALRFTIVAGVFYHIVLGASGFEQLWLVQERGYERSEIAQLVGWIGVFAGLSGNLIGGLLSDWWQENTNQGRPMFLFWLALLTLPIGIFYRFVEPGTIVFWIGIIIGYFQLGCFFGPTFSTVQELVPDNIKATVVSFYILTLNLIGLTIGSLGGGLCADILRSSGYLEPYTLMLVIFSIISIVSIPCYYLAGIKYKEDKIVLEETFKGES; the protein is encoded by the coding sequence ATGAACGCATATAGGCTTTTATTCTTCCTAACACTTCTCAATCTTCTTAATTTTGTAGATCGTCAACTTATAGCTAGCTTTGCTAACTTTATTGTCCCTGACTTGGGCCTCACAGATACTCAATACGGATTCTTAACAACTGTTCCTTTTATTGTTTTTTATTCTATTGCAGGTCTGTTTATGGGCGTTCTTGCAGATATGGTGAATAGACCAAAACTCATAGCATTTGGAGTAGTTTTATGGAGTATTTTTACTGCCCTCACAGGTGTGGCTAAAGGCTTTATATCAATGGCAATTCCAAGAATGTTTATTGGTGTGGGTGAGTCAATTCTAACTCCAACATCTATGTCTCTTTTATCAGACTCATTTCCATCAAAAAAAATGGGTTTTGCTGCAGGATTTTATTATATGGGTGTCCCAATTGGTGTAGGGGTAAGTCTTTTAATTGCTGGTTATCTAGGTGAATCCTTAGGATGGAGAAATTGTTTTTATCTGTTAGGTGGCATTGGACTCATATTAGGTCTCTGTGCACTTCTTTTTAAAGATAGAAAAAGACAAAATAATACTCCAAATAATAAGGGCCCTACTTTATCAAAGGAAAGTACTGCAAATATAGTAAAGACATTAATAAAGGCTCTTAAAACTTCATCTGCATTAAGGTTCACAATAGTAGCAGGTGTTTTTTATCATATAGTGCTTGGAGCTTCAGGTTTTGAACAACTTTGGTTAGTTCAGGAAAGAGGATATGAAAGATCTGAAATAGCTCAGCTTGTTGGGTGGATAGGTGTGTTCGCAGGTTTATCAGGAAATTTGATAGGTGGATTATTAAGTGATTGGTGGCAAGAAAATACTAACCAAGGACGACCTATGTTTTTATTCTGGCTTGCACTATTAACTTTACCTATTGGTATTTTCTACAGATTTGTTGAGCCTGGAACTATAGTATTTTGGATTGGAATCATAATTGGTTACTTTCAACTAGGATGTTTCTTCGGACCTACCTTTTCCACCGTACAGGAACTAGTTCCTGATAACATCAAAGCAACAGTCGTGTCATTTTATATCCTTACACTAAATTTAATTGGCTTAACCATTGGCTCTTTAGGAGGAGGATTATGCGCTGATATTCTAAGGTCTTCCGGTTACTTAGAACCCTATACATTAATGCTGGTAATTTTCTCAATCATCAGTATTGTATCTATTCCTTGTTATTATCTAGCAGGAATAAAGTACAAAGAGGATAAGATAGTCCTTGAAGAAACTTTTAAAGGAGAAAGTTAA
- a CDS encoding alpha-amylase family glycosyl hydrolase → MNEWWKNAIIYQIYPRSYLDTSNNGVGDLKGITKKINYISSLGIDAIWLSPFFMSPMKDMGYDVSNYVQVDPLFGDMDDFDELLEEAHKKNIRVIIDQVLSHSSDKHEAFIDSKSSKSSRKSDWYVWADANEDGSPPNNWLSVFGGSAWEWEPLRGQYYLHNFLSSQPDFNFHNEEVQDFLLGEVEFWLKKGVDGFRLDTVNYYFHDKKLRNNPKSPLSFKSPPVNPYYMQNQLFAINQDENLVFLNKFRNLLNCYPEKASIGEIGDSHRAIKLMKEYTKKSRIHMAYSFKLLGKEFSAKFFRDTIKEFYSEGYDSWPCWSFSNHDVTRHLSRWDKNESDSFAKLSCALLLSLPGTPCLYQGEELGQVETELEFDELTDPPGIRFWPKNKGRDGCRTPMTWDHQKINAGFSNKSPWLPVKEKQKNRSVSLQENESNSILNFYKQFIFFRKSDSALLAGKHNFLNEHEDLLVFNRETQDTKTLCIFNLSENTYLIDKGDLSVDSNISSNIKIKKDQIEFNRYGFIIISDIRNDRKDLDKILEFKKIL, encoded by the coding sequence ATGAATGAATGGTGGAAAAACGCAATTATCTATCAAATTTATCCTAGGTCATATTTAGACACTTCTAATAATGGGGTCGGTGACCTTAAAGGCATAACAAAAAAAATTAATTATATTTCGAGTCTAGGTATCGATGCTATCTGGCTATCACCTTTTTTTATGTCACCTATGAAGGATATGGGATATGACGTCAGTAACTATGTTCAAGTAGACCCTTTGTTTGGTGATATGGATGACTTTGATGAATTACTTGAAGAGGCACATAAAAAAAATATAAGAGTCATCATTGACCAAGTTCTTTCACATAGCTCAGACAAGCATGAAGCTTTTATAGATAGTAAAAGCAGTAAATCTTCGAGAAAATCAGACTGGTATGTATGGGCTGATGCTAATGAGGACGGATCTCCACCTAATAATTGGTTATCTGTCTTTGGTGGCTCTGCATGGGAATGGGAACCTCTTAGAGGACAGTACTATCTTCATAACTTCCTGTCTAGCCAACCTGACTTTAATTTTCACAATGAAGAGGTTCAAGATTTCTTATTAGGAGAAGTTGAATTTTGGCTAAAAAAAGGTGTAGATGGTTTTAGGCTTGATACAGTTAATTATTACTTCCATGATAAGAAATTGAGGAATAATCCGAAGAGTCCTTTATCTTTCAAAAGTCCTCCGGTTAATCCTTACTATATGCAAAATCAATTGTTTGCTATCAATCAAGATGAGAACTTAGTATTTTTAAATAAATTTAGAAATTTATTAAATTGTTATCCTGAGAAAGCTTCTATTGGTGAGATTGGCGATTCACATAGAGCGATCAAATTGATGAAGGAATATACCAAAAAGTCAAGGATTCATATGGCTTATAGTTTTAAGCTTCTTGGTAAAGAGTTTTCAGCTAAATTCTTTAGAGACACCATCAAAGAATTTTATAGTGAGGGTTATGATAGTTGGCCTTGTTGGAGTTTTTCAAATCACGACGTTACAAGACATCTTTCAAGATGGGATAAAAATGAAAGTGATAGTTTTGCAAAGCTAAGTTGCGCCTTACTCCTTTCACTGCCGGGTACTCCATGTTTATATCAAGGTGAGGAACTCGGTCAGGTGGAGACAGAATTAGAATTTGATGAATTAACTGACCCTCCAGGAATCAGATTTTGGCCAAAAAATAAAGGTAGGGATGGGTGCAGAACACCGATGACATGGGATCACCAAAAAATCAATGCAGGTTTTAGTAATAAATCTCCATGGTTACCAGTAAAAGAAAAACAGAAAAATAGATCGGTAAGTCTTCAGGAAAATGAATCGAATTCAATCTTAAATTTTTATAAACAATTTATTTTTTTCAGAAAATCTGACTCAGCTTTATTAGCAGGAAAGCATAATTTCTTAAATGAACACGAGGACTTACTTGTATTTAATAGAGAGACTCAAGATACAAAAACACTTTGTATATTTAATTTAAGTGAAAATACTTACCTCATAGATAAAGGTGACCTAAGTGTTGATAGTAATATTTCATCGAATATAAAGATCAAAAAAGATCAAATAGAGTTTAATAGATATGGTTTTATTATAATTTCAGATATACGAAATGATAGAAAGGATTTAGATAAAATTTTAGAATTTAAGAAAATTCTGTAA
- a CDS encoding zinc-binding dehydrogenase has product MTVSKQIKSKISKEGLLTISLDEVNVPDPGDGEVLIKVQATPINPSDLGLLVGPADVSSLKEVEKGSVVEMKVPDGLIRSVAARFDQNLPVGNEGSGIVESAGKGAEHLIGKTVGLAGGAMYSEYRCVPASSCLVMHDGTTAEQAASCFVNPLTALGMVETMRMENHTGLVHTAAASNLGQMLIKICLAENIPLVNVVRKEEHVNLLKSLGANYVCNSSLDSFMDDLVEALVQSGSTLGFDATGGGKLSSQILTAMEIAANKTATEYSRYGSDKFKQVYIYGGLDRNPTTLTRSFGFSWGLGGWLLTPFIGKIGPEKFGELRRKVADEIHTTFESKYSNVITLNEVLKAENIFSYTKQATGDKYLIKPNS; this is encoded by the coding sequence ATGACAGTATCAAAGCAAATCAAGTCTAAAATCTCCAAGGAAGGTTTACTCACTATATCTTTAGATGAAGTAAATGTACCCGATCCCGGTGATGGTGAGGTACTGATTAAGGTTCAAGCAACACCAATAAATCCATCGGATCTGGGACTCTTAGTTGGACCAGCAGATGTTTCTTCACTCAAAGAAGTTGAAAAAGGTTCAGTCGTAGAAATGAAAGTTCCAGATGGATTAATTAGATCTGTTGCAGCAAGATTTGATCAAAACTTGCCTGTTGGTAACGAAGGTTCTGGAATAGTTGAATCTGCAGGTAAAGGGGCAGAACATTTGATAGGCAAAACTGTAGGTCTAGCTGGGGGCGCAATGTATTCTGAATATAGATGTGTGCCAGCATCAAGTTGCTTGGTGATGCATGATGGGACTACGGCAGAACAAGCTGCATCTTGTTTTGTTAATCCATTGACTGCTCTAGGAATGGTAGAGACTATGAGAATGGAAAATCATACCGGCCTTGTTCATACAGCAGCAGCATCTAATCTAGGACAAATGCTAATCAAAATTTGCTTAGCGGAAAATATACCTTTGGTGAATGTAGTTAGAAAAGAAGAGCATGTAAATTTGCTCAAATCCCTAGGTGCAAATTATGTCTGCAATTCAAGTTTGGATAGTTTCATGGATGATCTTGTGGAAGCTCTTGTTCAGTCAGGATCTACTCTAGGTTTTGATGCGACCGGAGGTGGAAAACTATCCAGCCAAATATTAACTGCGATGGAAATTGCCGCAAATAAAACTGCGACTGAATATAGCAGATATGGATCAGATAAATTTAAACAGGTTTATATATACGGTGGACTTGATAGAAATCCCACTACACTTACACGTTCTTTTGGTTTCTCTTGGGGATTAGGTGGTTGGTTACTTACTCCTTTTATAGGAAAAATTGGACCAGAAAAGTTTGGTGAATTGCGCAGAAAGGTTGCTGATGAAATTCATACTACTTTTGAAAGTAAATACTCCAATGTTATTACATTGAATGAAGTCTTGAAGGCGGAAAATATTTTTTCATATACAAAGCAAGCAACAGGAGACAAATATCTTATAAAGCCGAATTCTTGA